A region of the Fusobacterium simiae genome:
ATTATGTTTTCTATCTGGTAAATAAGGAGGTTTAGTATATTTTTCCCCTTGATAAAAAAATTCTACATAGACGTCTGGTATCTTTGGAGATTCCTCTAAAGCAGTTTTAAAAAGTTCTTCATTAGATAAATTTTTTAATTCTTCCTTGTCTTCAAATTCTTTAAATTCATAGTCTATAAATGTCTCAACAGTTTTTATATCTTTTTCATTTTCTCTCCAAAGAAAAAGAGCAAAACTTATAATAACAGATATTGAAAATATAGCAAATAAACCTATTATCCAGTAATAAGTTTTTAATAATTCATTAGATAATTTTTTCATTTTTTAACCTCTTTATATTGAAATATATATCCAAAACCACGAATAGTATGGATATATTCACTTTTGGAATCAATTTTTTTCCTAAGTGAATTTATATATACATCTACAATTTTTTCATCACCATCAAAATCATAACCCCAAACATCAGTTATTATTTTTTCTCTTGAACAAGATAAACCTTTATTTTTCATAAAAAATTCTAATATTAAAAATTCTGTCTTTGTAAGATTAATTTCTTTTTGTCCTAAATAGGCTCTTTTAGTAGATAAATCTAATTTAATATTTTTCTCTAAATAAAATTGTTTATCAGCAGAATTTTCTTTATTTCTTGTTGCAACTCTGATTCTTGCTAATAGCTCCTCCATTGCAAAAGGTTTACATATATAATCATTAGCACCTAAATCTAAAAGTTCAACTTTGTCTAAAACTGAGTCTTTTGCTGTTATTATTATAATAGGAGTATTATTTAGTTTTCTAAATTCCTGACATAATTCTTTACCAGACCTTTTAGGTAACATTAAATCAAGTAAAACGACATCATAATAATTTTTTGTAAATAATTCCATCCCTTGTTCACCATCATAAGCAGAATCAACTAGGTATCCCTTATGTCTTAGTTCTAATGTTAAAAGTCTTTGAATGTTTTTATCATCTTCAACCAATAAAATTTTAACCATTTTTATCACCTAACTAGAATAATAACATAATTAAAAAAAATTTTCTAGATTTTTACCAAATCTTAATCTTATTTTTACTAAATTTTAATTTTAGCTTTTTATAATAAGCCTATGAAAAGGAAAAAACTAATTTAATCCCCCTTAACTTATTTAGTTTTTTCCCTTCCCCCTTTATAAAAGAAATAAAAATTTAATTTATATAGATAAAAAATTATCAAAAGAAAAGGCTA
Encoded here:
- a CDS encoding response regulator transcription factor, which produces MVKILLVEDDKNIQRLLTLELRHKGYLVDSAYDGEQGMELFTKNYYDVVLLDLMLPKRSGKELCQEFRKLNNTPIIIITAKDSVLDKVELLDLGANDYICKPFAMEELLARIRVATRNKENSADKQFYLEKNIKLDLSTKRAYLGQKEINLTKTEFLILEFFMKNKGLSCSREKIITDVWGYDFDGDEKIVDVYINSLRKKIDSKSEYIHTIRGFGYIFQYKEVKK